In Chitinophagaceae bacterium, the DNA window GCGGTCTATTCCCGCATGTAGATAAATTGGATTTTTATTCTCAATGCTATTGTCTATTTTTAATGCTTTAAATCCCAAGCAAAGAACACGTTATGAGTAAACTTTTACAAATTGCTTTAGCCACGCTGATCAGCGCTTTTCCTTTTTTGAGCTTTTCACAAATTGTAATAAACGAGTATTCTGCTTCTAATCGTGACATTCTTGCCGATCAGGATGGCGATTATGAAGATTATATTGAACTGTATAATACTTCTGGTTCGCCAGTAAATCTGGGAGGCTATTATCTTACGGATGATTACAATAGCCTGATGAAGTGGAGTTTTCCTGCTTCTGTGAACATTAACGCCAACGGATTCCTGCGTATTTGGGCTTCTTCAAAAGATGAAGTGGTGGGCACTTTTATCCACACTAATTTTAAACTCACCCAAACAAAATTCGAGCATATTGCACTAAGTGATCCCGCGGGCATTATCATCGACAGCGTTACTTTACAACTTACACAAAAAAATCATTCACGTGGAAGAATGCCTAACGGATCTTCTACGTGGGGCATATTTACAACACCCACTCCCGGCACATCAAACAACAGTGGTTATGCTGCATATGCGCCAAGGCCCATAATGGATATTCCACCTGGATTTTATGATTACACTCAGGGAGTTACCATCACCGATGCTGATCCCAATGTAACGATCAGCTACACCATTGATGGCAGCACACCCACCGCAGCATCTACCATGTATGCTTACCCGGTGATTGTTAATTCGCCTACAGTTATCAGGGCAACTGCTTTCAGTTCAGATCCGGCTATATTACCAAGTTTTGCAGAAACGAACACCTACTTTATCAGTGTAAATCATGATCCTCAGTATTATGTGATTTCTCTTGCTTCCACTGATTTTGATGCTTTGTTTAATAGCTGGGGCACCTGGGATATTGATGCTTATATCCAATTATTTGGTAAAGACCATGTGCTTGAATCTTCAGGTGAAGGCAAGGTAGATCCACATGGCAACGACTCCTGGGCATTTCCTCAAAAAGGAATTGACTTTGAAATGGAAGATGATTATGGATACGATCATACCATTGACTATCCGCTTTTTGAAACCAAGGACCGCGATAATTATGACCACATCATTCTAAAAGCAGGAGCTTCAGATAACTACCCTTTTAGCTGGGGATCTGGCGGTGGTTGTCACTTGCGCGATGCATTCGTGCAAACGCTTTCTCAAAAATTTGATCTTGACATGGATTGCAGAACCTATGAACCGGTAATCATTTATATCAATGGTCAGTATTGGGGCGTGTATGAATTGCGTGAAAAGATGGATGAACCGGATTATACAGATCATTATTACAATCAGGGTGAAAATGATATTGATGTGCTTGCATTTTGGGGTGGGCTCAACATTAAGTATGGAAGTGACACCGCATGGAATAACCTTTACACCTTCATGATGACTAATTCATTAACTGTTCCCGCGAATTACGCGCACGTTGATGAACGTTTAAACATTCCGGGATTTATTGATTATTGCATTTTCAACACCTATATAGTAAACAGTGATTGGATCAGTTGGAATACAATGTGGTGGCGTGGAAGAAACCCTAACGGTGAAAGGACAAAGTGGACGTATTGCCTGTGGGATGAAGACAATGTATTTGGTCTTGGACAGAATTATTCCGGCTGGCCTACAACTAATTATACAGCGGATCCGTGCGATTTGCAATCTGTATTCAGTAATGCCGGTCCTGCCATGGGCAGCATGGACATGCTGACAAAATTAATGTTGAATGAAGATTTCAAAAGTGCCTATATCAACCGATATGCAGACCTGATGAATACAGTGCTGGACTGCGATACTGTTCAATCTGTGCTACAGGATTTTATTGACATTTTAACTCCTGAAATGCCTGGCCAGATCGGGCGTTGGGGTGGTTCCACCACCGGTTGGGAAAATAATTTGTCTTTCCTTCAGAATTTTATCAATGGCCGTTGCAGCTATATTGATTCTGCCCTTGTGGATTGCTATGATGTCACGGGACCGTTTGATATTACTGTTATTGTTGATCCGCCACTTTTTGGCGAAGTAGAAATTAGCACGCTTCATCCAGCGTCTTATCCGTGGACTGGCACCTATTTCGGGAATGTCGATTTGAATTTTAAAGCCACTCCTGCCACCAATATGGCTTTCGTGAATTGGGAGGTTGCTAACAATGTGGTAGCTCCAAATCTTACTTCCGACACTGTTACGATGAATCTTCAGGCAGGTGATACCGTAATTGCGCATTTTGAAAATTTACTTCCGTCCTATAATGTTACAGTGGATGTTACACCGGCCGCATCAGGCGATGTAAAAGTGCAGGGTTTTTTACCGACAGCTTATCCGTACGCGGCTTCGTATTCGAGTGGTCAGGTGGTACAACTTTCGGCTATTCCGGAACCTGGCTATAGTTTCGACTACTGGAGTCTTGATAACAACTTCGTTAATCCAAATTCAACGGACCCCAACGTTTATTTTGTTCTCGCAACCGGTGACGATGTGCTGGCACATTTCAAAGCTTTGGTGGGAATAGATGATATTGATGTTACTTCCTTATCAGTTTATCCTACACTCACTACAGATCAGTTTCATCTCTCTTATGAACTCATAAACGCAGTTGATCTTAAAGTCAGGTTATATTCCTTATCAGGACAATTAGTGCAGGATCTGATTCAGGAAGATGGTTCACTCGCACAACCCGGCCTTCACGATTTAAACATCAGCATGAAGGATAAAGATCTCACACCGGGAATGTATTTTCTGCAATTCGATTTCCCAGGATTCAGCAAAACATTTAAACTTGTATTGTTACCACGACCGTAATTGAAAATGAATGGTATTTTGTGACCACATTTTCTAATCAAGCACTCAGATAAGACACCTAATGAAGATCCTGTGTACGCTGCTTAAAAAGATTATCGTTTTTATTTTTTGCCTGCTTGTGTCATTTGCTGCACCATCTTTTGGACAGACGAATATTTCCGGCATCATCAACAATTACTGGGAAGTGGTTGCAGTTGACTTTTGCAATAACCTTGTCGCATTGCCTGCAATAGCTGTCGGTATTGCCAATGGCGATAAAGTGATGTTGATACAAATGACAGGAGCAGAAATTAATCAGACAGATGCCGCCACTTATGGAACGATAACTTCTTATCAGGACGCCGGAAATTATGAACTGTTAACGGTTGCCAATGTCAATAATAACATCATCACGTTCCAGGAAACCATGTTGCGCAACTATGACATCTTCAATGGAAAAGTGCAAATGATTTCCGTACCGCAATATGTGGATGCCGATGTGGTAAGTGATATTACCGCTCCTGCGTGGAATGGAAAAACAGGCGGCGTAATTGCATTCCAGGCTTCAGGTACCGTTACTATGAATGCAAATATTGATGCCTCTGGAAAAGGATTAAGAGGCGGAGCAGTGCAACATCATAACGGATGCTTTGGTGGCGGATCAGGTTCACCTAATTACCGGTGCGATATCGTTGATCTATGCGGTGGAAATAAAGGGGAAGGTATTGCAGACAATGGCGGTTTTGAATTAGGACGCGGCGCACCGGCTAATGGTGGTGGTGGTGGCAATGATAACAATACCGGTGGCGGTGGTGGAAGTAACTTTGCACAGGCCGGAATTGGCGGGCAACGGCTGAATACAGGCCTTGCTGATTGCAAAGGAACGAATCCCGGAATTGGTGGCTATGCATTGAATTATTCTAATGCCGACAACAAAGTATTTGCCGGGGGCGGTGGAGGAAGTGGTGACGATAATACCAATGAAGCTACTGCAGGTGCAAATGGCGGAGGAATTGTTTTGATAACAGCTAATACCATAAATGGAAATGGTTTTTCCATTCTATCGAACGGCGCCACTCCATTAACTACCGCCATGCGTGATGGCGGCGGCGGCGGCGGTGGTGGCGGTGCGATTCTTCTCGACATTCAAACAATTTCTTCTATTGTGAATACTGCAGTAGCAGGCGGTAATGGCGGAAGTGTTGACAATGGCGGTATAGCCGATTCTTGTTTCGGCCCCGGTGGAGGCGGTGGTGCCGGTTTACTTTGGATGAATGGTGGTGGAATTCCTGCCAACGTAGTCCTGAATGCTGCCGGTGGACTTCCAGGATTAACATTAAATGCAAACGCTCCGGCTGTCTGCAATGGTCTTTCGAATGGTGCAACGGCAGGCAGTGCAGGAGGAACACTTAGCGGATTGGTAATTCCTGAAAGTACTATCACTTTTGTTCCCCTTACTTTAGAAGTATTTAAGGACACTATTGTGTGCGTAGGAACTGAGGCAACACTTACAGCACATGCAACGGGTACCGGAACCATCACCTATAATTGGAGTAATGGAGCAACTGATTCAATAACCGTTGTAAAACCCAATCAATCCACTGTTTATAAGGTTACCGTAACGGATTCTCGTGGTTGCTCTTTAACAGGCGAAGTAACTGTAGATGTAATATCGAACAGTGTAATCGCCACTGCCTACCCTGATTCAATCATAGTCGGACAAAGCACTCACTTGTCTGCTGATACAACCGGCAACGCTTCTTATCAATGGTTTCCCGTATCCGGCTTAGACAATGACACTGTTCCCAATCCTATTGCATTTCCCGCAGATACTATTGAATACTGTGTGATTGCAACAGGTTACAACGGTTGCATTGATACTGCCTGTGTTACCGTAAATGTTACCATTCCCGAACCCTCCATTCAGATTCCCACGGCATTTACCCCAAATGGCGACGGACGTAATGATACATGGCAACTGATCGTCCATCCATGTTATGATATAATGGACTGCTTTGTATTTAACAGGTGGGGACAATTGGTTTATGACTACAGGGCATCCGGCGGAGGTGAATGGAACGGCACTGTACACGGACAACCGCAACCAATGGAAACCTATATCTATTATATCAGGGCAAAGTGTTCTGAACATGAGCAGGAAGAAATTTATAAGGGGAATGTTACCCTTATCAGGTAACCTTTTTAACCTGGATTTTTCAACTGAAAAATTCATATACGTTTCCAGACTTGCGCAATCACTAGAATAAAACCGGTCAAGATGGTGATCAATTAGCCGATGAATAAATTCAATGGCAATAGTTAACGGACCTACAAAAAAATTATCTATTGTGTCCGATTTCAATCGGGGGAAAAATCAATATTGTTACCATCTTTTTAATGTAGCAAAATGTATAAAAGGGGAATTGAAAACAGTTTTCAATTCCCCTTCCACAAATGTCTGTCGACTCAACTCCTGCTGATATCAGCAAATGATTGAACTCCCAAAATAGAAATGTATTTGCCTGGAATTATTTTCAATCCGTTCTAATCATTCGGTCACTGGAACAATAATATCCGTTTCTCCCGCTTTCTCTTTAATCTCTACAGGAATTCCTCCGGTTACAATCTGGTTAATCGCGCTGTCGAAACCAACTCCATAGATGTAGTAATTACCCTTTTGCAAATTCTCAAAATGCACATGCGGATCCTCCCCCATTTCTGCTATGGCAATTTTTGCGTCATCGTATACGCTCACATCCGTACCCGGAAAATCCTTTGCATCGTACTTGATATAAAGGGTTGTGTTTGGAATGGGCTTTTCATGATGCTTAGGAAAGGCCGCAATGGTGGCTTCTCCACCCAATCCTGCTTTAGTGCAGGAATAAAATGTAACTGCAGCAATCAAAATTGCTGAAAATAAAATGATTAATTTTTTCATGTTAAGATTATTTTTTTGTTAAAAAATGAATGAAATTCCAATTGTTGCATTAAATATATTCTTTGCCTGATAGCCATTCACGTGCTGAGCTACCGGCAAAGAAAATGTGAAAGGAATAAAAAGACGTTTTGTTATAAAAGCAGTAACAGATGCATTGGCAAAGAGTCGCATGAATCCGGTATTTGGATCAGCTATCATGCTGCCTTCTAAAGTTGTGCTGTCTGCTCCATGCTGATGCTCTTCTGTTGCCATCACTTTCATGGCAGCATTATAGTCACCTGAAAGTCCGGCCGAACAACGAAGCAATGGCAGGATTTTCCGTTCCTTAAGAGGAAGCATTTCATAACCGGCGGCAATTCCTGCATTCACATAAGTTCCCATGTTGTGATCCTTCGCGGTAGTAGCAAACTTGACACGTGCATCAGACAACCATGAGAACTTTCCGATTTTTTTTTGAACAACAGCACTCAATAATGGATCCCATGAACCGGTTCCGGGTTGCAGGTGAATGGGTAATACGACCGCATAGGTTGAATAGGCATCCGTTTTCCCTGTAGGAATTTTTAATCCTGCACCGGCGAAAGCCTTCCATCCTTTGTCTTTATTATCTAAGAACTGAAAGTTGTAGGAAACTATTCCATCTCCCAGCCCGTGAATGCTGCCATAAGAATGGATTTCTGCTCCCCCTTCCTCAACATGATAATGCCCTTCTCTGTTTTCAGTAGAACGATTAAAAGGCAATATTGCGCAAACGGATATTCGTTTTGAAATCCCGTAACTAATCATTCCCTTAAAACTTCCGTGAGATCTCACACTGTAAACAGAAGCCGTTGAAGTTGCATAATTGAGCAACTCCTCGTCACTCAAAGGCTTGTATTGCATGGTGATCAGGCTCACACCAAACATCCATTCTTTGTGTTTCGGCAGCTCTAACGATTGTGAAATTTCCATTGTATTTGCCACTGCACAACAACCTCCCAAACACTGGGACTTAACAGGATGAATGATGAAACAAACTATAACCAATGCAAAGAAAAATGCTTTACACATGATTAAAAGATTTAGGTCAGTAAAATAACTCCAGCCTATGGCTGCAACGACCTTATACAGTAGGTGGATGATCTGTTCTGATCCTGAAACCGGAAGAAAAATAACCCGGGATTAAGTCTTTGAAAATTTGCAGCATCGCCGGATAAATTACCTGCTCTGAAGGCTGGTAAAAAAATAATGTGATCGAAGTGTAAGAAGAAATTTCTTTCTGATGGCTATTCTCCTTCTCTGCGTTCCGGTCAATTTCCTTTTTCAGGTAACATTTTCCATCGCAATGCATTTGTGGTTTATCACGGTTAATGCACAGTACCCTGGCAATATAGGCCTGGTTAATATTAAATTCGCATTGAACATACAATAGCGAAAGTGATTGCAGCACTATCATGGCTGCCATAACACTTGCCGCGGATGATTTAAATTGTTTCATGCGGTTGCAAAAGTAAAGTATAAAATGTTATAAGACATGCAACTGCTGATTTACTTTCTTAATAAAACTTAAAGTGTGGTTGCTTTTCCATCTCAGTTTTTAACAGTCCATTTCTGTAATTCATCTGCAAGCTTTCTATCATTGCTAAGTCTCGGCATTTTATTTTGACCCCCCAACTTACCTACTGATTTCATATAGTTCCGAAAAGCATCCTGTTCCATCACTACAATTTTTAAGGGTTGCAGAATATTGCCTGTAATAAGATCATCATAGTAAATATTCTTTTCACGAAGCACCTTATCAACCTTTAACCGGAATGCATTTATATCCGCAGGTGGCTTTGAAAATTCGATCAGCCATTCATGATAGGGCAATTCACCCGGTTCCGGATTAACTTGTGGTGAAACAGTAAATTCCAGTACTTCCAGTTTTTCATCGTGTGCTACTTTCATCAAAGCACCTTCTACCTCTTCTCCAATAACGTGCTCGCCAAATGCGGAGATAAAATGTTTGGTTCTGCCAGTCACAACCAAACGATAAGGTGCAATGGAAATGAACTTTATAGTATCTCCTACAGAATAAGCCCATAGCCCTGCATTGGAACTTACCACCAATGCATAGTTTATTCCAACCTGAACATCCTTCAATTGAAGTCTTGTGGGCTTCTCTAAATTAATTTCTCCTGCAGGAACAAATTCAAAAAAAATTCCTGAATCAACATTTAGCATTAGTCCTTCTTCCTTTTGGGAGGATTGAAATGCAAAAAATCCTTCCGATGCAGGGTAGGTTTCTATCGAATCAATTCTTTCGCCGATTGTGTTAAAAAGTTTGTTCTTGTAAGGTTCAAAATTTACTCCTCCGTAGACCAGCACCGATAAATTCGGGAAAATTTCTTTGATTGTTTTCTTACCTGTCTTTTGCAAAAGTTTTTCGAAATACATCTGCATCCAGGGTGGAATGCCACTGATAAGTGTCATATTCTGATCCCAGGTTTCTTCAACTACCTTATCTACTTTTTGTTCCCAGTCTTCAATGCAATTAGT includes these proteins:
- a CDS encoding GH3 auxin-responsive promoter family protein produces the protein MGIKSILAGPFAAIIAKRIVQSANDAVRTQESLFNKLIIEGRKTAFGREHGFQKINSYQEFTDAVPIREYELFKPYIERIKHGELEVLWQGRPIYFAKSSGTTSGVKYIPISRDSISNHINTARNALLMYINESGKRQFVDGRMIFLSGSPALENTGGILTGRLSGIVNHHVPGYLRSNQLPSFKTNCIEDWEQKVDKVVEETWDQNMTLISGIPPWMQMYFEKLLQKTGKKTIKEIFPNLSVLVYGGVNFEPYKNKLFNTIGERIDSIETYPASEGFFAFQSSQKEEGLMLNVDSGIFFEFVPAGEINLEKPTRLQLKDVQVGINYALVVSSNAGLWAYSVGDTIKFISIAPYRLVVTGRTKHFISAFGEHVIGEEVEGALMKVAHDEKLEVLEFTVSPQVNPEPGELPYHEWLIEFSKPPADINAFRLKVDKVLREKNIYYDDLITGNILQPLKIVVMEQDAFRNYMKSVGKLGGQNKMPRLSNDRKLADELQKWTVKN
- a CDS encoding gliding motility-associated C-terminal domain-containing protein, which codes for MKILCTLLKKIIVFIFCLLVSFAAPSFGQTNISGIINNYWEVVAVDFCNNLVALPAIAVGIANGDKVMLIQMTGAEINQTDAATYGTITSYQDAGNYELLTVANVNNNIITFQETMLRNYDIFNGKVQMISVPQYVDADVVSDITAPAWNGKTGGVIAFQASGTVTMNANIDASGKGLRGGAVQHHNGCFGGGSGSPNYRCDIVDLCGGNKGEGIADNGGFELGRGAPANGGGGGNDNNTGGGGGSNFAQAGIGGQRLNTGLADCKGTNPGIGGYALNYSNADNKVFAGGGGGSGDDNTNEATAGANGGGIVLITANTINGNGFSILSNGATPLTTAMRDGGGGGGGGGAILLDIQTISSIVNTAVAGGNGGSVDNGGIADSCFGPGGGGGAGLLWMNGGGIPANVVLNAAGGLPGLTLNANAPAVCNGLSNGATAGSAGGTLSGLVIPESTITFVPLTLEVFKDTIVCVGTEATLTAHATGTGTITYNWSNGATDSITVVKPNQSTVYKVTVTDSRGCSLTGEVTVDVISNSVIATAYPDSIIVGQSTHLSADTTGNASYQWFPVSGLDNDTVPNPIAFPADTIEYCVIATGYNGCIDTACVTVNVTIPEPSIQIPTAFTPNGDGRNDTWQLIVHPCYDIMDCFVFNRWGQLVYDYRASGGGEWNGTVHGQPQPMETYIYYIRAKCSEHEQEEIYKGNVTLIR
- a CDS encoding CotH kinase family protein yields the protein MSKLLQIALATLISAFPFLSFSQIVINEYSASNRDILADQDGDYEDYIELYNTSGSPVNLGGYYLTDDYNSLMKWSFPASVNINANGFLRIWASSKDEVVGTFIHTNFKLTQTKFEHIALSDPAGIIIDSVTLQLTQKNHSRGRMPNGSSTWGIFTTPTPGTSNNSGYAAYAPRPIMDIPPGFYDYTQGVTITDADPNVTISYTIDGSTPTAASTMYAYPVIVNSPTVIRATAFSSDPAILPSFAETNTYFISVNHDPQYYVISLASTDFDALFNSWGTWDIDAYIQLFGKDHVLESSGEGKVDPHGNDSWAFPQKGIDFEMEDDYGYDHTIDYPLFETKDRDNYDHIILKAGASDNYPFSWGSGGGCHLRDAFVQTLSQKFDLDMDCRTYEPVIIYINGQYWGVYELREKMDEPDYTDHYYNQGENDIDVLAFWGGLNIKYGSDTAWNNLYTFMMTNSLTVPANYAHVDERLNIPGFIDYCIFNTYIVNSDWISWNTMWWRGRNPNGERTKWTYCLWDEDNVFGLGQNYSGWPTTNYTADPCDLQSVFSNAGPAMGSMDMLTKLMLNEDFKSAYINRYADLMNTVLDCDTVQSVLQDFIDILTPEMPGQIGRWGGSTTGWENNLSFLQNFINGRCSYIDSALVDCYDVTGPFDITVIVDPPLFGEVEISTLHPASYPWTGTYFGNVDLNFKATPATNMAFVNWEVANNVVAPNLTSDTVTMNLQAGDTVIAHFENLLPSYNVTVDVTPAASGDVKVQGFLPTAYPYAASYSSGQVVQLSAIPEPGYSFDYWSLDNNFVNPNSTDPNVYFVLATGDDVLAHFKALVGIDDIDVTSLSVYPTLTTDQFHLSYELINAVDLKVRLYSLSGQLVQDLIQEDGSLAQPGLHDLNISMKDKDLTPGMYFLQFDFPGFSKTFKLVLLPRP